The following proteins are co-located in the Tripterygium wilfordii isolate XIE 37 chromosome 2, ASM1340144v1, whole genome shotgun sequence genome:
- the LOC119980365 gene encoding PI-PLC X domain-containing protein At5g67130-like, translating into MLYIPLQKFVPVAVLVALLFFFSVSSSLRIVTVSGFLHCETCVANGNLRPRCTQIRPLNPILQVKGLPFNRYSWLTTRTMPLRGWNGVRGLMLDMYDFLNGIWFVTLLEVNTSTLQLSPELVDCLLCMPASQQPAINVLREIQQFLEANPTEIVTIIIEDYVSSPVPIVRVCQFPLEETDQSV; encoded by the exons ATGTTGTATATTCCCTTGCAGAAGTTTGTCCCTGTTGCAGTTTTGGTtgcccttctcttcttcttcagtgTCTCCTCTTCTCTCCGG ATAGTAACCGTCTCTGGGTTTTTGCACTGCGAGACTTGTGTCGCCAATGGTAATTTAAGGCCTCGTTGTACCCAAATCCGGCCCTTAAATCCCATTTTGCAG GTGAAGGGATTGCCGTTCAATCGGTACTCTTGGCTCACTACACGCACAATGCCTTTGCGAGGATGG AATGGAGTTAGAGGTTTGATGCTTGATATGTATGACTTCCTCAATGGCATATGGTTTGTCACTCTTTTGGAGGTCAATACTTCAACTTTACAGCTTTC TCCTGAACTAGTTGATTGCCTATTATGTATGCCAGCAAGTCAGCAACCTGCCATTAATGTTCTGAGAGAGATTCAACAATTTCTTGAAGCAAACCCTACTGAAATTGTCACTATTATCATTGAAGACTATGTCTCGTCTCCAGTCCCCATCGTTAGAGTTTGCCAATTCCCTTTAGAAGAGACTGATCAAAGTGTTTGA
- the LOC119980355 gene encoding PI-PLC X domain-containing protein At5g67130-like, with the protein MPKNSGDWPTTNDMIKKNQRLLVFTSKSAKEASEGIAYQWRYMVENQHGDGEMIDGSSPNRAESHPMNTTTRSLVLVNHFLSRPDIAQACKHNSAPLMSLLNMCYGAAGKQWSNFVVVDFYKLLSREFVIPYSKLLKDHKKSVWQSGAHSYIVVGHHCAKQV; encoded by the exons ATGCCCAAGAACAGTGGAGATTGGCCAACTACCAATGATATGATTAAGAAGAATCAACGTTTATTAGTTTTCACTTCAAAGTCTGCTAAGGAAGCTTCTGAAGGTATTGCCTATCAGTGGAGATACATGGTAGAAAACCAAC ATGGAGATGGTGAGATGATCGATGGTTCCAGCCCAAACCGTGCAGAATCACATCCTATGAACACCACAACAAGGTCACTAGTCCTGGTGAATCATTTCCTCAGTAGGCCTGATATTGCGCAAGCTTGCAAGCATAATTCtgctccattgatgagcttgcTCAACATGTGCTACGGAGCAGCGGGGAAACAATGGTCTAACTTCGTCGTCGTTGACTTCTACAAG CTATTGTCTCGAGAATTTGTCATTCCTTATTCCAAACTTCTTAAAGATCACAAAAAG tctgtTTGGCAAAGCGGTGCCCACAGCTATATCGTTGTGGGCCACCATTGTGCCAAACAGGTGTGA
- the LOC119982459 gene encoding disease resistance protein At4g27190-like isoform X2 — translation MEIVTSILEKIGECMLESIKLQCAYLRSYDDNIVTLEHQLETLEEREKDAHEAIEAANRNSEVIRRNVQKWITSVEEVKVEARKFLEDNLKVNKRWFRWWSRYSLSKEAESKSEVIKRLCEEEALFDINVSLPAPPLGIDSMTSKDIVLFQTTKSAMQKVMAALRDDSTNFVGIHGMGGVGKTTLVKEIAKKCEKEELFNIVAMAVVSQTIVVESIQDQIAEFFGLKLEEKSQMLRANRLYGRLKKEKKILVILDDVWANIDLATIGIPSEEDHKGCKVVITTRRKQVCTVMGGSIQGTRIVSLDVLTKQESWELFKLQAGDIIIKSPTIKIVAEKLVKECGGLPIALVTVGKAMRGKDIEEWKEAARELEKSRPTNVEDVYKNVYKCIQLSYDFLGDEEAKACFLLCCLFPEDYNIEIERLVRCGVGLNTFKGIDKIQEARRRAHSIINNLKASSLLVASQRKGCIKMHDLVRDVAKTIALDKYFGKDGEVKEWPNELGMDEYNGIGISLMRNEIQKYPDAWQCPNLEIFVMHDYNVEQEMPEEVFKGMKKLRVLNQNHKSYFGKRSLEPSLGHLTHLRTLIIEVDMMAFDSKVSIRGISALGELKLLQVVSFRNCIFEELLDALRKLKNLRLLNLESCINCSSFFDCTRTLDEYCNFPQLEELCVSETMSCSVVELIKCLPRLNVLKFCMDNISRIPEEFVFPHLDGFVISVGSLAVDFIGSYFEKILHLNGRYGRLDRAWLDRIATLLSVVSILSLHYFDGVRNILPYLLVSRDSLVVLKKLEVRYCGELEFLINIEEESKIPQPTCFLYLEELQLWNLRRFSGLCGMALVDMRDYFIRLRVLQISYCPKMSNIGVPFNLLRRMRQLEVLQIRKCEAVEYLVDLKEEVEDAVEEEEGILVNLTTMILGGLPNLEQLWKGSIGLVHLRNLKTVLFRCPKLKFIFHWSVAQRLEQLENLRVSFGEELEEIVGRETGEETTGLLPFRNLKTLKILSCSKLKVVFHWSQAQRLEQLEKLAVSDCKELEEIVGRKTGEEAAHKVWFSELQRLYMKKLPKLVGFYTGNLPGSQSTPKLKIVHMNGPPWVEIAVDGNNLDTVIKDHKELLL, via the exons ATGGAAATTGTGACCTCCATCCTTGAAAAAATCGGGGAATGTATGTTGGAATCGATTAAGCTTCAGTGTGCTTATCTGAGAAGCTATGATGACAacattgttactcttgagcacCAACTTGAAACCCTAGAGGAAAGGGAGAAGGATGCGCATGAAGCCATTGAAGCAGCAAACAGAAATAGTGAAGTAATTCGAAGAAATGTTCAAAAATGGATAACAAGTGTTGAGGAAGTCAAGGTAGAGGCCAGAAAGTTTTTGGAAGACAATCTGAAAGTAAACAAGAGATGGTTTAGATGGTGGTCACGTTACTCACTAAGCAAAGAAGCAGAGAGTAAAAGCGAGGTGATAAAAAGGCTATGTGAAGAAGAAGCATTATTTGATATTAATGTTTCTCTGCCCGCGCCTCCTCTGGGGATAGATTCCATGACCTCCAAAGATATTGTACTTTTTCAAACAACTAAATCAGCTATGCAAAAGGTCATGGCTGCATTGAGAGACGATTCTACCAATTTTGTGGGGATACACGGAATGGGTGGAGTGGGAAAGACAACTTTAGTGAaagaaattgctaaaaaatgcGAAAAAGAGGAGTTGTTCAACATTGTGGCAATGGCTGTAGTGTCACAAACTATTGTTGTCGAAAGTATTCAAGACCAGATAGCAGAGTTCTTTGGTTTAAAACTAGAAGAAAAAAGTCAGATGCTAAGAGCGAATCGGTTATATGGTCGactaaaaaaagagaaaaagatccTAGTTATATTGGATGATGTTTGGGCCAACATTGATCTTGCAACTATCGGCATTCCTTCAGAAGAAGATCATAAGGGTTGTAAAGTTGTCATCACTACAAGGCGTAAACAGGTTTGCACTGTCATGGGCGGAAGTATCCAAGGTACAAGAATTGTAAGTCTTGATGTCTTAACTAAACAAGAATCTTGGGAATTATTTAAGTTGCAAGCTGGTGACATTATTATTAAGTCTCCCACGATAAAAATTGTGGCAGAGAAACTTGTCAAAGAGTGCGGAGGTTTGCCTATCGCTCTTGTGACGGTGGGAAAGGCTATGAGAGGCAAAGATAtagaagaatggaaagaggCTGCTCGAGAGCTCGAGAAATCGAGGCCCACAAATGTTGAAGACGTGTATAAAAATGTGTACAAGTGTATCCAACTCAGCTATGATTTTTTGGGAGATGAGGAGGCCAAGGCTTGCTTCTTGCTTTGTTGTTTATTCCCAGAGGATTATAACATTGAAATAGAGAGGTTGGTTAGATGTGGGGTGGGGTTGAATACATTTAAGGGAATTGACAAAATTCAAGAAGCCAGAAGACGAGCACATTCGATAATCAACAATCTTAAAGCCTCTTCTTTATTGGTGGCAAGTCAAAGAAAAGGTTGCATCAAAATGCATGATCTTGTTCGCGATGTTGCTAAAACAATTGCATTGGATAAATATTTTGGGAAAGATGGTGAGGTCAAAGAGTGGCCAAATGAACTAGGTATGGATGAATATAATGGTATTGGTATCTCTTTGATGAGAAATGAAATCCAAAAGTACCCTGATGCTTGGCAATGCCCAAACCTTGAGATATTTGTGATGCATGACTACAATGTTGAGCAAGAAATGCCAGAAGAGGTATTTAAGGGAATGAAAAAGCTTAGAGTTTTAAATCAGAATCATAAATCTTACTTTGGAAAGAGAAGCTTGGAGCCATCACTTGGTCATCTCACACATCTCCGGACATTAATTATTGAGGTTGATATGATGGCTTTTGATTCAAAAGTTTCGATACGGGGCATTAGCGCACTTGGAGAGCTAAAACTGCTCCAAGTTGTCAGCTTTAGAAATTGCATATTTGAAGAGCTGTTGGATGCATTGAGGAAGCTAAAGAACCTGAGGTTGCTAAATTTGGAATCTTGTATTAATTGTTCATCTTTTTTCGACTGCACAAGGACACTCGATGAATATTGCAATTTTCCGCAACTTGAAGAACTATGCGTGAGTGAGACCATGTCTTGTAGTGTAGTCGAGCTGATCAAATGTCTTCCGCGCTTAAATGTGTTAAAGTTTTGTATGGACAACATTAGTCGGATACCTGAGGAATTTGTCTTCCCCCACTTGGATGGTTTTGTCATTTCTGTGGGCTCGTTGGCAGTTGATTTTATAGGTTCCTATTTTGAAAAGATTTTGCACCTCAATGGCAGATATGGAAGGCTCGACAGGGCATGGTTAGACAGGATTGCGACATTATTGTCCGTTGTAAGTATTTTAAGTCTTCATTACTTCGATGGAGTCAGAAAC ATACTTCCCTACTTATTGGTCAGTAGAGACAGTCTCGTTGTCTTGAAAAAATTGGAAGTTAGATATTGTGGTGAATTGGAGTTCTTGATCAATATTGAGGAGGAAAGTAAGATTCCACAGCCAACTTGTTTCTTATATTTGGAGGAACTGCAACTTTGGAATTTACGGAGGTTTAGTGGGTTGTGTGGCATGGCTCTTGTTGACATGCGAGACTACTTTATAAGGCTGAGAGTATTACAAATAAGCTACTGTCCCAAAATGTCAAATATTGGCGTTCCTTTTAATTTGTTACGAAGAATGCGACAACTTGAAGTTCTGCAAATACGGAAATGTGAAGCAGTAGAGTACTTAGTTGATCTCAAAGAAGAAGTAGAGGATGCTGTTGAAGAGGAGGAAGGAATACTTGTCAATTTAACGACAATGATACTAGGAGGATTGCCTAATTTAGAGCAGTTGTGGAAGGGCTCTATTGGACTGGTGCACTTACGCAATTTGAAAACTGTGCTTTTTCGTTGCCccaaattgaaatttattttccatTGGTCTGTAGCTCAAAGACTCGAGCAACTGGAAAACCTAAGAGTTTCTTTTGGCGAGGAATTGGAAGAGATTGTTGGAAGGGAGACAGGAGAAGAGACTACTGGATTATTGCCCTTTCGCAACTTGAAAACTCTGAAAATTTTGTCCTGCTCCAAATTGAAAGTTGTTTTCCATTGGTCTCAAGCTCAAAGACTTGAACAACTGGAAAAGCTAGCAGTTTCTGATTGCAAGGAATTGGAAGAGATAGTTGGAAGGAAGACAGGAGAAGAAGCTGCTCATAAGGTGTGGTTTTCTGAATTACAACGTCTGTACATGAAGAAACTTCCAAAACTAGTTGGTTTCTACACTGGTAACTTGCCAGGGAGCCAAAGCACGCCCAAGCTCAAGATTGTTCATATGAATGGCCCTCCCTGGGTTGAGATAGCAGTTGATGGCAACAACTTAGACACAGTTATAAAAGACCACAAAG AGCTTCTACTTTAa
- the LOC119982459 gene encoding disease resistance protein At4g27190-like isoform X1, translated as MEIVTSILEKIGECMLESIKLQCAYLRSYDDNIVTLEHQLETLEEREKDAHEAIEAANRNSEVIRRNVQKWITSVEEVKVEARKFLEDNLKVNKRWFRWWSRYSLSKEAESKSEVIKRLCEEEALFDINVSLPAPPLGIDSMTSKDIVLFQTTKSAMQKVMAALRDDSTNFVGIHGMGGVGKTTLVKEIAKKCEKEELFNIVAMAVVSQTIVVESIQDQIAEFFGLKLEEKSQMLRANRLYGRLKKEKKILVILDDVWANIDLATIGIPSEEDHKGCKVVITTRRKQVCTVMGGSIQGTRIVSLDVLTKQESWELFKLQAGDIIIKSPTIKIVAEKLVKECGGLPIALVTVGKAMRGKDIEEWKEAARELEKSRPTNVEDVYKNVYKCIQLSYDFLGDEEAKACFLLCCLFPEDYNIEIERLVRCGVGLNTFKGIDKIQEARRRAHSIINNLKASSLLVASQRKGCIKMHDLVRDVAKTIALDKYFGKDGEVKEWPNELGMDEYNGIGISLMRNEIQKYPDAWQCPNLEIFVMHDYNVEQEMPEEVFKGMKKLRVLNQNHKSYFGKRSLEPSLGHLTHLRTLIIEVDMMAFDSKVSIRGISALGELKLLQVVSFRNCIFEELLDALRKLKNLRLLNLESCINCSSFFDCTRTLDEYCNFPQLEELCVSETMSCSVVELIKCLPRLNVLKFCMDNISRIPEEFVFPHLDGFVISVGSLAVDFIGSYFEKILHLNGRYGRLDRAWLDRIATLLSVVSILSLHYFDGVRNILPYLLVSRDSLVVLKKLEVRYCGELEFLINIEEESKIPQPTCFLYLEELQLWNLRRFSGLCGMALVDMRDYFIRLRVLQISYCPKMSNIGVPFNLLRRMRQLEVLQIRKCEAVEYLVDLKEEVEDAVEEEEGILVNLTTMILGGLPNLEQLWKGSIGLVHLRNLKTVLFRCPKLKFIFHWSVAQRLEQLENLRVSFGEELEEIVGRETGEETTGLLPFRNLKTLKILSCSKLKVVFHWSQAQRLEQLEKLAVSDCKELEEIVGRKTGEEAAHKVWFSELQRLYMKKLPKLVGFYTGNLPGSQSTPKLKIVHMNGPPWVEIAVDGNNLDTVIKDHKELLL; from the exons ATGGAAATTGTGACCTCCATCCTTGAAAAAATCGGGGAATGTATGTTGGAATCGATTAAGCTTCAGTGTGCTTATCTGAGAAGCTATGATGACAacattgttactcttgagcacCAACTTGAAACCCTAGAGGAAAGGGAGAAGGATGCGCATGAAGCCATTGAAGCAGCAAACAGAAATAGTGAAGTAATTCGAAGAAATGTTCAAAAATGGATAACAAGTGTTGAGGAAGTCAAGGTAGAGGCCAGAAAGTTTTTGGAAGACAATCTGAAAGTAAACAAGAGATGGTTTAGATGGTGGTCACGTTACTCACTAAGCAAAGAAGCAGAGAGTAAAAGCGAGGTGATAAAAAGGCTATGTGAAGAAGAAGCATTATTTGATATTAATGTTTCTCTGCCCGCGCCTCCTCTGGGGATAGATTCCATGACCTCCAAAGATATTGTACTTTTTCAAACAACTAAATCAGCTATGCAAAAGGTCATGGCTGCATTGAGAGACGATTCTACCAATTTTGTGGGGATACACGGAATGGGTGGAGTGGGAAAGACAACTTTAGTGAaagaaattgctaaaaaatgcGAAAAAGAGGAGTTGTTCAACATTGTGGCAATGGCTGTAGTGTCACAAACTATTGTTGTCGAAAGTATTCAAGACCAGATAGCAGAGTTCTTTGGTTTAAAACTAGAAGAAAAAAGTCAGATGCTAAGAGCGAATCGGTTATATGGTCGactaaaaaaagagaaaaagatccTAGTTATATTGGATGATGTTTGGGCCAACATTGATCTTGCAACTATCGGCATTCCTTCAGAAGAAGATCATAAGGGTTGTAAAGTTGTCATCACTACAAGGCGTAAACAGGTTTGCACTGTCATGGGCGGAAGTATCCAAGGTACAAGAATTGTAAGTCTTGATGTCTTAACTAAACAAGAATCTTGGGAATTATTTAAGTTGCAAGCTGGTGACATTATTATTAAGTCTCCCACGATAAAAATTGTGGCAGAGAAACTTGTCAAAGAGTGCGGAGGTTTGCCTATCGCTCTTGTGACGGTGGGAAAGGCTATGAGAGGCAAAGATAtagaagaatggaaagaggCTGCTCGAGAGCTCGAGAAATCGAGGCCCACAAATGTTGAAGACGTGTATAAAAATGTGTACAAGTGTATCCAACTCAGCTATGATTTTTTGGGAGATGAGGAGGCCAAGGCTTGCTTCTTGCTTTGTTGTTTATTCCCAGAGGATTATAACATTGAAATAGAGAGGTTGGTTAGATGTGGGGTGGGGTTGAATACATTTAAGGGAATTGACAAAATTCAAGAAGCCAGAAGACGAGCACATTCGATAATCAACAATCTTAAAGCCTCTTCTTTATTGGTGGCAAGTCAAAGAAAAGGTTGCATCAAAATGCATGATCTTGTTCGCGATGTTGCTAAAACAATTGCATTGGATAAATATTTTGGGAAAGATGGTGAGGTCAAAGAGTGGCCAAATGAACTAGGTATGGATGAATATAATGGTATTGGTATCTCTTTGATGAGAAATGAAATCCAAAAGTACCCTGATGCTTGGCAATGCCCAAACCTTGAGATATTTGTGATGCATGACTACAATGTTGAGCAAGAAATGCCAGAAGAGGTATTTAAGGGAATGAAAAAGCTTAGAGTTTTAAATCAGAATCATAAATCTTACTTTGGAAAGAGAAGCTTGGAGCCATCACTTGGTCATCTCACACATCTCCGGACATTAATTATTGAGGTTGATATGATGGCTTTTGATTCAAAAGTTTCGATACGGGGCATTAGCGCACTTGGAGAGCTAAAACTGCTCCAAGTTGTCAGCTTTAGAA ATTGCATATTTGAAGAGCTGTTGGATGCATTGAGGAAGCTAAAGAACCTGAGGTTGCTAAATTTGGAATCTTGTATTAATTGTTCATCTTTTTTCGACTGCACAAGGACACTCGATGAATATTGCAATTTTCCGCAACTTGAAGAACTATGCGTGAGTGAGACCATGTCTTGTAGTGTAGTCGAGCTGATCAAATGTCTTCCGCGCTTAAATGTGTTAAAGTTTTGTATGGACAACATTAGTCGGATACCTGAGGAATTTGTCTTCCCCCACTTGGATGGTTTTGTCATTTCTGTGGGCTCGTTGGCAGTTGATTTTATAGGTTCCTATTTTGAAAAGATTTTGCACCTCAATGGCAGATATGGAAGGCTCGACAGGGCATGGTTAGACAGGATTGCGACATTATTGTCCGTTGTAAGTATTTTAAGTCTTCATTACTTCGATGGAGTCAGAAACATACTTCCCTACTTATTGGTCAGTAGAGACAGTCTCGTTGTCTTGAAAAAATTGGAAGTTAGATATTGTGGTGAATTGGAGTTCTTGATCAATATTGAGGAGGAAAGTAAGATTCCACAGCCAACTTGTTTCTTATATTTGGAGGAACTGCAACTTTGGAATTTACGGAGGTTTAGTGGGTTGTGTGGCATGGCTCTTGTTGACATGCGAGACTACTTTATAAGGCTGAGAGTATTACAAATAAGCTACTGTCCCAAAATGTCAAATATTGGCGTTCCTTTTAATTTGTTACGAAGAATGCGACAACTTGAAGTTCTGCAAATACGGAAATGTGAAGCAGTAGAGTACTTAGTTGATCTCAAAGAAGAAGTAGAGGATGCTGTTGAAGAGGAGGAAGGAATACTTGTCAATTTAACGACAATGATACTAGGAGGATTGCCTAATTTAGAGCAGTTGTGGAAGGGCTCTATTGGACTGGTGCACTTACGCAATTTGAAAACTGTGCTTTTTCGTTGCCccaaattgaaatttattttccatTGGTCTGTAGCTCAAAGACTCGAGCAACTGGAAAACCTAAGAGTTTCTTTTGGCGAGGAATTGGAAGAGATTGTTGGAAGGGAGACAGGAGAAGAGACTACTGGATTATTGCCCTTTCGCAACTTGAAAACTCTGAAAATTTTGTCCTGCTCCAAATTGAAAGTTGTTTTCCATTGGTCTCAAGCTCAAAGACTTGAACAACTGGAAAAGCTAGCAGTTTCTGATTGCAAGGAATTGGAAGAGATAGTTGGAAGGAAGACAGGAGAAGAAGCTGCTCATAAGGTGTGGTTTTCTGAATTACAACGTCTGTACATGAAGAAACTTCCAAAACTAGTTGGTTTCTACACTGGTAACTTGCCAGGGAGCCAAAGCACGCCCAAGCTCAAGATTGTTCATATGAATGGCCCTCCCTGGGTTGAGATAGCAGTTGATGGCAACAACTTAGACACAGTTATAAAAGACCACAAAG AGCTTCTACTTTAa